In the Thermodesulfobacteriota bacterium genome, one interval contains:
- a CDS encoding acetate--CoA ligase family protein produces the protein MGLEFEQIKEIDINPLIVQGDKPVAVDALVVLDQK, from the coding sequence ATCGGATTAGAATTTGAACAGATTAAGGAAATAGATATAAATCCCTTAATAGTACAAGGTGACAAACCGGTTGCTGTGGATGCATTGGTTGTGTTAGATCAGAAATAG